The DNA region CCAGGCGGTCAAGGACTTCCTGCTGTGCGACCAGGAAGTCCTGATTCGCCATCTGCACAAAGTGAACCGCGACATCGTGAAGGAGCACCAGAATGCCGCTACCGTCTGAATTCGCCGCCTTGGAGCCCTATCTGGGCTGGGACCTTGCGAATGAGCCCGACCGCTACGCCAAGCGACTGGCCTCGTCGATGGCCGAGATGCAGGAGTTCTACGACGTCGCCTTCCCGATGCTCGACGACATCGTGGCCTACTGCGACAAGTTCCCCCTGGACGACCTGCCCGATGACGCAAAGACCCTCATGCACCTGATGCAGTCGCTGGTCATGGTGTCGTTCCCGATCGAGGCCTGGAAGCAGGCCCGCGTCCCGGACAGCGGCGCGGCCTGGGTGGAGCTGCTCCGCGAGCCGGTGATCTAGGGGTGCTGACCCTCAAGGCGGCCGGCCTGCTCGACGTCGACGCCGGAGAGATCGTCCGGCCCGGTGTGGTGCACATCGACGGCGACCGGATCGTCGGCGTCGGGGGCGCGGTGCCGGACGGCGCCGAGGTCATCGACCTCGGCGACTCGATCCTGCTGCCGGGCCTGATGGACATGGAGGTCAACCTGCTGATGGGCGGCCGGGGTGAAAACCCCGGCCTGTCCCAGGTTCAGGACGACCCGCCGACCCGGGTGCTGCGCGCGGTCGGCAACGCCCGGCGCACCCTGCGCGCCGGGTTCACCACCGTGCGCAACCTGGGCCTGTTCGTCAAGACCGGCGGCTACCTGCTCGACGTGGCGCTGGGCAGGGCGATCGACGCCGGGATGATCGAGGGCCCCCGGGTGGTACCGGCCGGCCACGCGATCACCCCGACCGGCGGTCACCTCGACCCGACCATGTTCGCGGCCTTCATGCCGGGCGTGCTGGAGCTGACCATCGAGGAGGGCATCGCCAACGGCGTCGATGAGATCCGCAAGGCGGTCCGCTACCAGATCAAGCACGGCGCCCAGCTGATCAAGGTGTGCTGCTCGGGCGGGGTCATGTCGTTGACCGGAGAGGCCGGCGCGCAACACTATTCGGATGAAGAGTTGCGCGTCATCGTCGACGAGGCGCACCGGCGCGGCCTGCGGGTGGCCGCCCACACCCACGGCGCCGAAGCCGTCAAGCACGCGGTGGCCTGCGGCATCGACTGCATCGAGCACGGCTTCCTGATGGACGACGAGGCCATCGCGATGCTCGTCGAGCACGACCGGTTCCTGGTCAGCACCCGGCGGCTGGCCGAGGCGATGGACGTCTCCAAGGCGCCGGCGGTCCTGCAGGCCAAGGCCGCCGAGATGTTCCCCAAGGCTCGCACCTCGATCAAGGCGGCCTACGAGGCCGGGGTGAAGATCGCCGTCGGCACCGACGCGCCGGCGATTCCGCACGGCCGCAACGCCGACGAACTCGTCACCCTGGTGGAGTGGGGCCTGCCCCCGGCCGCGGTGCTGCGGGCGGCGACGGTGACCGCAGCCGAACTCATCAACTCGAGCGACCGCGGCCGGCTGGCCGAGGGCCTGCTCGCCGATGTCATCGCGGTTCCCGGTGATCCGCTGGCCGACATCACCGTGACCCGAAACGTGAACTTCGTCATGAAAGGCGGCAAGGTATATGTCAACAAGAATTGACGACCTGGTCGACATCCAGCAGACCCTGGCCCGCTACGCGGTGACCATCACGCAGGGCGACATCGACGGTCTGGTGTCGGTGTTCACCCCGGACGGCACCTACAGCGCGTTCGGCGAAACCTATTCGCTGGACCGGTTTCCGGTGCTCGTCGAGGCCGCACCCAAGGGCCTGTTCATGACCGGCACCCCGGTGATCGAGTTGGACGGCGACACCGCGACCGGCACCCAGCCGCTGTGTTTCATCGACCACGCCAGCCACGACATGCGGATCGGTTACTACAACGACACCTACGTGCGCACGGCTGAGGGTTGGCGGCTGCGCACCCGCAAGATGACGTTCATCCGACGCAGCGGCGTGCACGACGCCGGCCGGCCGCACGCCATCGGCCGGCCGTCCGCCAAATGACGGCGCCGGCCGGCTCCGGGGTCGGGTCCGCGACCCCGGAGATCGATGTCGCCCGGTTCCAAGCGGATCTGCGTGCCTGGCTCGACGAGAACGACCTGAGCCCCGGTCCCGACACCTCGCTGCAAGGGCACCTGAAGCAGTTCGCCCGAGTCTCGGCCGCCCTCTACGAGGCGGACTGGATGCGCTACGGGTGGCCGGTCGAGGCCGGCGGGTTGGGCGGTCCGGCCATGCTGCGGGCGGTCGTCGGCGAGGAGGTCGTCGGCCGCCGACTGGCCGAGCCGGGCCCGTACTCGATGCTGGAAGTTCTGGCGCCGACGATGATCGACTACGCGCCACCGGAATTGGCCGCCGAGATGCTCCCGAAGCTGCTCAGCGGCGAGGAACAGTGGTGCCAGGGCTTCTCCGAGCCGGGCTCCGGAAGCGATCTGGCGTCGCTGAGCACCCGTGCCACCCCGCGCGGGGACCAGTGGGTGATCAACGGCCAGAAGGTCTGGACCAGCTTCGCCCAGTTCTCGCACCGCTGCATCCTGCTGACCCGCACCGGTGACGCGGACACCCCCAACCACCGGGCGATCACCGCGTTCTTCGTCGACACCGACACCCCCGGGATCGATATCCGACCGCTGCGCACCATGCACGGGGTCGACGAATTCTGCGAGGTCTACTTCGACGACGTCGTCGTCGACGGCTCGCGGATGCTCGGCAAGCCCGGCGACGGGTGGCAGCTGGCGATGGATCTGCTGCCCTACGAGCGGTCCACCTGCTTCTGGCAGCGCATCGCCTACCTGTATTCGCGCTTCGATGCGCTGATCGCCGAGGTCAAGCGGCAGGGCGCGGCGGTGGACGGCGAACTGGGTGCGGTCTACCTCGCATTGCACACACTGCGCTGCCGCTCGCGGGCCACCCAGCACCGATTGGCCGACGGCCAACGACTGGGCCCGGAGACCTCCATCGACAAGGTGCTGCTGGCCGGCGCCGAACAGTTGCTCTACGACACCGCACGCGACCTGTTGCCGGGTCTGATCGAACTGGACGAAAGTGAATGGCGCCCCGAGTACCTGTACTCCCGCGCCGCAACCATCTACGGCGGCACCGCGGAGATCCAGCGCAACATCATCGCCCGCCGGTTGCTCGACCTCGGGAAGGAATGACCGTGACCGCCGACATGGATGCCGCCTCGATCGCCCTGTTGGAAGACACCCTGCGCAAGACCATGGCGTCGTCCTCCGGCGCCGAACTGGAGCAGGCGCTGGCCGAACTCGGGTGGGCGGAAATGCTTTCCGAGGATCCAGACCTGGCCATCCCGCTGGTGTTCCGGCTGCTCGGCGAGACCGGGACGCATGCCTCGATTCTCAACGACGTGCTGTTGGAGACCATCGGCGGCCTGCCCGGTGGCACTCCCCCGATGCCGTACGCCGGTGGCAGGTGGGTGATCTGGGAACGCGATGCGATCGAGGGCAATCCGGTCCTGGGCGGGCTTCCACTGCGCGAGGTGCCCGAAGGGCAACTGTTGCGCGTCAGCGAGGCCCAGCGGGCGGTGGGGTGGTGGCTGGTGGGCTCGGCGCGGGCGATGCTGGCCCTGGCCCGCCAACACGCCCTGGACCGGGTGCAGTTCGGTAAGCCCGTCGCCTCCTTCCAGGCCATCCGGCATCGGCTCGCCGAGACCCTGGCAGCCATCGAGGGCGCCGAGGCCACGTTGTCGGTGCCCAGCGCCGGTAGCCCCGACCTGACCGCCATGTTGGCCAAGGCCGCCGCAGGCAAGGCCGCGATGACCGCCGCCAAACATTGCCAGCAGGTGCTCGGCGGCGTCGGTTTCACCGCGGAACACGATCTGCACCGCCACATCAAGCGGGTGATGGTGCTCGACGGATTGCTCGGCAACGCAAGAGAATTGACCCGCCGGGTCGGCGGTGGCCTGCGCGCTCGCGGCTCCGCGCCGCGCCTGGTCCAGCTCTAGCGATTTCGGCGCGGTTGTGCCCGCCCAGCGGGCACAACCGCGCCGAAATTGCTACCGCGGCAACCCGAGCACGCGCTGCGCGATGATGTTGCGCTGGATCTCGGAGGTGCCGCCGGCGATGGTCCCCGAAAAGCTGCGCAGGTAGCGGTCGAATCGGCTGCCGCTGGCGTAGTCCTCGTTGAGCGGCATGTAGGCCCCCGAGCTGCCCGGGTGGGTCAGTCCGTCGACGCCGGCCGCGTCCAGCGAGTGCTCCGCGGCGCTCTGCACGGCTTCCGATCCCAGCAGTTTGAGCACCGACAGTGCGGGTACGTCCTGCTCGCCGCGGGCGGCCTGCGCCAACGCCACCGAGCCGAGCAGCTGCAGCGCCTGGTTGTCCATCAGCAACGTGGCGAAGCGGTCACGCTCCAGGGCGCCGGACGGCCGGGAGTCCAGGATCAGGTCGCGCAGTCGGTCGGCGAAGCTCATCCACAGCAGGGTGCGTTCGTGCCCGAGCGAGCCGTTGGCCACTCCCCAGCCGCCGTTGAGCGGGCCGACGAGGTTCTCGGCGGGCACCCGGACGTCGGTGAAGAAGACCTCGTTGAAGTCGACGTCGTCGTGGGCGCAGGCCGATGCAAAGGGCCGCCGCACAACGCCTTCGGTGTCGGTGGGGATGAGCAGCACGCTGATGCCCTTGTGTTTGGGCGCGTCCGGGTCGGTGCGCACGAACGTCAGCAGCACGTCCGCATCGTGGGCTCCCGAGGTCCAGACCTTCTGGCCGTTGACCACGAAATGGTCGTCCTGCAATACCGCCCGGGTCTGCAGGCCGGCCAGGTCCGATCCGGCTCCGGGCTCACTCATGCCCAGCGATGCGGTGATCTCGGCCCGCAGAATCGGCACCGCCCAACGGTGTTTCTGTTCCTCGGTACCGAACGACAGCAGCGACGCGGCGATGATGCCCACGCCCTGCGGGTTGAAGCTGGGGTAGATCCGCCGGCGGGACAGTTCCTCGGAGTGCACGTACTGCTGCAGGATGGTGGCGTTGCGGCCGCCGAACTCGGGCGGGTTGGCCGGCAGCAGCCAGCCGTTGTCGAACAGCAGTCGCTGCCAGCGGCGGGCCCACTCCGGCACGTCCGAACACGAATGCGACCGCTCCAGTGCCTCGGCGTCGCTGGGCAGATGCTCGTCGAGGAACGCCGCGAACTCGGCCCGGAAGTTCTCGACTTCGGGATCAAAGGTCAATTGCACTGGCGAACTCCTCGACTCGGGCGCCCCCGGTGGTCCCGGTTTTCAGCGGCGCCGATCTTGCTCGTCTGCTTCCCTAGACGCAGCGATGAGAATATCATTCTCGAATGGAGAAGTTACGATCTCTGAATCGTCGCCCCCGCGCCGGTGCGGCGCACCGCGCACGCGTTACCGGCCGGTACAGTTACCCCATGCATCGGTGCCCTCAGCGTCCGGAACGCCGGTGACCAATCCGAGCGAGGAACCCGCCTGGAAGCAGCGCGCGGTCGAACGCTCGATCAAGACGGCGAAGATCCGCGCGGCACAACGCGTCCAGCGTTTCCTTGATGCCGCGCAGTCGATCATCATCGAAAAGGGCAGCACCGACTTCACCGTCCAGGAGGTCGTGGACCGCTCGCGGCAGTCGCTGCGCAGCTTCTACCTGCAGTTCGACGGCAAGCACGAGCTCCTGCTGGCGCTCTTCGAAGACGCGTTGAGCCGCGCCGCGGATCAGATCCGCGCCGCCACGGCCAACCACTCCGATCCGCTGGAACGCCTCAAAGTCGCCGTCGAGTTGCTGTTCGAGTCATCACGGCCGGACCCGGCCGCCAAGCGGCCGCTGTTCACCGACTTCGCCCCCACCCTGCTGCTCACCCACCCGGTCGAGGTCAGGGTCGCGCACACCCCGCTGCTGGAACTGCTCGCCGAGCTGACCGAGCAGGCCGCCGAGGCCGGCCGGCTGCGTACCGGAACGAACCCGCGGCGGGTGGCGGCGATGGTCATGCAGACCGTGATGTTCAACGCCCAATCCAGTCCGGCCTCGGCAGATCCCGCGGTCAACCCGCTGACGTCCGAGGAAGTCTGGGACTTCTGCGCCCACGGCTTCTCCGGGTAGCCCGACCGGACCCGGCGCACCGTCAACCCTGGACATCGACCGGGGAACCACATACCCTCGTGCAAACGTAATTACCACATTGCGAGAAGGGGATTTTCCATGTCGGCGAAGACACCCACCGCCCCCTACCGGGTCGTCCAGTGGACGACCGGCAACGTCGGCAAGAGTTCGGTGCGGGCGATCGCCGGCAACCCGAACTTCGAATTGGTCGGTCTGTTCGCCTGGTCCGACGACAAGGTCGGCAAGGACGCCGGCGAGCTGGCCGGCATCGACCCGCTCGGGGTAGCCGCGAGCAACGACAAAGCGGCACTGCTGGCGCTGAAGCCGGACTGCGTGATCTACAACCCGATGTGGATCGACGTCGACGAACTGGCGGAGATCCTCTCCGCGGGGGTCAACGTCGTGACGTCGGCGTCGTTCATCACCGGCCACAACCTCGGCGATGACCGCGCCCGGCTCGAAGACGCCTGCCGCAAAGGCGGATCCACCCTGTTCGGCTCCGGGGTGAGCCCGGGCTTCGCCGAAC from Mycolicibacter sp. MU0083 includes:
- a CDS encoding metal-dependent hydrolase family protein, giving the protein MLTLKAAGLLDVDAGEIVRPGVVHIDGDRIVGVGGAVPDGAEVIDLGDSILLPGLMDMEVNLLMGGRGENPGLSQVQDDPPTRVLRAVGNARRTLRAGFTTVRNLGLFVKTGGYLLDVALGRAIDAGMIEGPRVVPAGHAITPTGGHLDPTMFAAFMPGVLELTIEEGIANGVDEIRKAVRYQIKHGAQLIKVCCSGGVMSLTGEAGAQHYSDEELRVIVDEAHRRGLRVAAHTHGAEAVKHAVACGIDCIEHGFLMDDEAIAMLVEHDRFLVSTRRLAEAMDVSKAPAVLQAKAAEMFPKARTSIKAAYEAGVKIAVGTDAPAIPHGRNADELVTLVEWGLPPAAVLRAATVTAAELINSSDRGRLAEGLLADVIAVPGDPLADITVTRNVNFVMKGGKVYVNKN
- a CDS encoding nuclear transport factor 2 family protein, producing MSTRIDDLVDIQQTLARYAVTITQGDIDGLVSVFTPDGTYSAFGETYSLDRFPVLVEAAPKGLFMTGTPVIELDGDTATGTQPLCFIDHASHDMRIGYYNDTYVRTAEGWRLRTRKMTFIRRSGVHDAGRPHAIGRPSAK
- a CDS encoding acyl-CoA dehydrogenase family protein: MTAPAGSGVGSATPEIDVARFQADLRAWLDENDLSPGPDTSLQGHLKQFARVSAALYEADWMRYGWPVEAGGLGGPAMLRAVVGEEVVGRRLAEPGPYSMLEVLAPTMIDYAPPELAAEMLPKLLSGEEQWCQGFSEPGSGSDLASLSTRATPRGDQWVINGQKVWTSFAQFSHRCILLTRTGDADTPNHRAITAFFVDTDTPGIDIRPLRTMHGVDEFCEVYFDDVVVDGSRMLGKPGDGWQLAMDLLPYERSTCFWQRIAYLYSRFDALIAEVKRQGAAVDGELGAVYLALHTLRCRSRATQHRLADGQRLGPETSIDKVLLAGAEQLLYDTARDLLPGLIELDESEWRPEYLYSRAATIYGGTAEIQRNIIARRLLDLGKE
- a CDS encoding acyl-CoA dehydrogenase family protein, encoding MTVTADMDAASIALLEDTLRKTMASSSGAELEQALAELGWAEMLSEDPDLAIPLVFRLLGETGTHASILNDVLLETIGGLPGGTPPMPYAGGRWVIWERDAIEGNPVLGGLPLREVPEGQLLRVSEAQRAVGWWLVGSARAMLALARQHALDRVQFGKPVASFQAIRHRLAETLAAIEGAEATLSVPSAGSPDLTAMLAKAAAGKAAMTAAKHCQQVLGGVGFTAEHDLHRHIKRVMVLDGLLGNARELTRRVGGGLRARGSAPRLVQL
- a CDS encoding acyl-CoA dehydrogenase family protein; the encoded protein is MQLTFDPEVENFRAEFAAFLDEHLPSDAEALERSHSCSDVPEWARRWQRLLFDNGWLLPANPPEFGGRNATILQQYVHSEELSRRRIYPSFNPQGVGIIAASLLSFGTEEQKHRWAVPILRAEITASLGMSEPGAGSDLAGLQTRAVLQDDHFVVNGQKVWTSGAHDADVLLTFVRTDPDAPKHKGISVLLIPTDTEGVVRRPFASACAHDDVDFNEVFFTDVRVPAENLVGPLNGGWGVANGSLGHERTLLWMSFADRLRDLILDSRPSGALERDRFATLLMDNQALQLLGSVALAQAARGEQDVPALSVLKLLGSEAVQSAAEHSLDAAGVDGLTHPGSSGAYMPLNEDYASGSRFDRYLRSFSGTIAGGTSEIQRNIIAQRVLGLPR
- a CDS encoding TetR/AcrR family transcriptional regulator, which produces MTNPSEEPAWKQRAVERSIKTAKIRAAQRVQRFLDAAQSIIIEKGSTDFTVQEVVDRSRQSLRSFYLQFDGKHELLLALFEDALSRAADQIRAATANHSDPLERLKVAVELLFESSRPDPAAKRPLFTDFAPTLLLTHPVEVRVAHTPLLELLAELTEQAAEAGRLRTGTNPRRVAAMVMQTVMFNAQSSPASADPAVNPLTSEEVWDFCAHGFSG